Proteins from a single region of Paramormyrops kingsleyae isolate MSU_618 chromosome 9, PKINGS_0.4, whole genome shotgun sequence:
- the LOC111846382 gene encoding serine/threonine-protein kinase PLK3-like isoform X2, whose translation MATQKTTEVPEFVLDSENLRIYRRLELLGEGSFGKCYKMRDVCNGEIFAVKVIPIEDSAGLEESMLDIIQERESLTNAEVRYYMRQLISALKYMHDEGLVHRDLKLENLLVTENMELRLADFGLAGKLEPLETMHKCFCGTKEYAAPEVWKKKGQGPEADVWALGCIIYAMLTGEYAFYGNAKQIRQCIREIQHTLPKTLSRSARGLLSWIFQMNPEDRPTLEQILEHKFFTKGFTPDALPSESHNRVPKFESVNPVKRFFTRLFQCVCRKRSTADIPRCEQQGEQQDEQQDFYIQQKSSLWSQVPIDMFFLF comes from the exons ATGGCAACTCAGAAGACAACTGAAGTGCCCGAGTTCGTCCTTGATAGCGAAAATCTGCGGATTTACCGCAGACTGGAGCTGTTGGGAGAG GGCAGTTTTGGCAAATGCTACAAAATGAGAGACGTTTGCAATGGAGAGATCTTTGCCGTCAAAGTAATCCCGATAGAGGACTCTGCTGGACTAGAAGAG TCAATGCTGGACATCATTCAAGAGAGAGAGTCACTGACCAACGCAGAAGTGCGTTATTACATGCGGCAGCTCATTTCAGCATTAAAATATATGCACGATGAAGGCCTTGTCCACAGGGACCTCAAATTAG AGAATTTGTTGGTAACTGAGAATATGGAGTTGAGACTGGCTGATTTTGGACTGGCAGGCAAGCTGGAGCCGCTGGAAACGATGCATAA ATGTTTTTGTGGAACAAAGGAGTATGCGGCACCAGAAGTGTGGAAAAAGAAGGGACAGGGGCCAGAGGCGGACGTTTGGGCACTGGGCTGTATCAT ATACGCAATGCTCACCGGTGAATACGCCTTCTATGGCAATGCTAAGCAGATCAGACAGTGTATCAGGGAAATCCAACACACTCTGCCCAAAACGCTCTCTAGATCTGCTCGGGGACTCCTATCCTGGATTTTCCAGATGAATCCAGAGGATCGGCCCACTTTAGAGCAGATTCTGGAACATAAGTTTTTCACCAAG GGCTTCACTCCTGATGCACTGCCATCTGAAAGCCATAACAGGGTGCCAAAGTTTGAATCTGTGAACCCTGTGAAGAGATTCTTCACAAGGCTGTTCCAGTGTGTTTGCAGAAAGAGATCCACAG CTGATATCCCTAGATGCGAACAGCAGGGAGAACAGCAGGACGAACAGCAGGACTTTTACATTCAACAAAAGTCCAGCCTATGGAGCCAAGTGCCTAttgacatgttttttttgttttaa
- the LOC111846382 gene encoding serine/threonine-protein kinase PLK3-like isoform X1: MATQKTTEVPEFVLDSENLRIYRRLELLGEGSFGKCYKMRDVCNGEIFAVKVIPIEDSAGLEECLQEVDILKKLQHRHVVSFSHYTEDENFMYIFMELCSRGSMLDIIQERESLTNAEVRYYMRQLISALKYMHDEGLVHRDLKLENLLVTENMELRLADFGLAGKLEPLETMHKCFCGTKEYAAPEVWKKKGQGPEADVWALGCIIYAMLTGEYAFYGNAKQIRQCIREIQHTLPKTLSRSARGLLSWIFQMNPEDRPTLEQILEHKFFTKGFTPDALPSESHNRVPKFESVNPVKRFFTRLFQCVCRKRSTADIPRCEQQGEQQDEQQDFYIQQKSSLWSQVPIDMFFLF, from the exons ATGGCAACTCAGAAGACAACTGAAGTGCCCGAGTTCGTCCTTGATAGCGAAAATCTGCGGATTTACCGCAGACTGGAGCTGTTGGGAGAG GGCAGTTTTGGCAAATGCTACAAAATGAGAGACGTTTGCAATGGAGAGATCTTTGCCGTCAAAGTAATCCCGATAGAGGACTCTGCTGGACTAGAAGAG TGTCTACAAGAAGTAGACATTCTGAAGAAGCTACAACACCGGCATGTTGTGAGCTTCTCACATTATACTGAAGATGAGAACTTTATGTACATCTTCATGGAGCTGTGCAGCAGGGGG TCAATGCTGGACATCATTCAAGAGAGAGAGTCACTGACCAACGCAGAAGTGCGTTATTACATGCGGCAGCTCATTTCAGCATTAAAATATATGCACGATGAAGGCCTTGTCCACAGGGACCTCAAATTAG AGAATTTGTTGGTAACTGAGAATATGGAGTTGAGACTGGCTGATTTTGGACTGGCAGGCAAGCTGGAGCCGCTGGAAACGATGCATAA ATGTTTTTGTGGAACAAAGGAGTATGCGGCACCAGAAGTGTGGAAAAAGAAGGGACAGGGGCCAGAGGCGGACGTTTGGGCACTGGGCTGTATCAT ATACGCAATGCTCACCGGTGAATACGCCTTCTATGGCAATGCTAAGCAGATCAGACAGTGTATCAGGGAAATCCAACACACTCTGCCCAAAACGCTCTCTAGATCTGCTCGGGGACTCCTATCCTGGATTTTCCAGATGAATCCAGAGGATCGGCCCACTTTAGAGCAGATTCTGGAACATAAGTTTTTCACCAAG GGCTTCACTCCTGATGCACTGCCATCTGAAAGCCATAACAGGGTGCCAAAGTTTGAATCTGTGAACCCTGTGAAGAGATTCTTCACAAGGCTGTTCCAGTGTGTTTGCAGAAAGAGATCCACAG CTGATATCCCTAGATGCGAACAGCAGGGAGAACAGCAGGACGAACAGCAGGACTTTTACATTCAACAAAAGTCCAGCCTATGGAGCCAAGTGCCTAttgacatgttttttttgttttaa